One Bubalus bubalis isolate 160015118507 breed Murrah chromosome 10, NDDB_SH_1, whole genome shotgun sequence genomic window carries:
- the BVES gene encoding blood vessel epicardial substance isoform X3 has protein sequence MRGIFKMNYTESSPLTEATAIGFTPELERILPVPSNETTCENWREIHHLVFHVANIFFAVGLVIPTTLHLHMILLRGLLAVGCALYVVWATLYRCALDIMIWNSVFLGINILHLSYLLYKKRPVKIEKELKSIYRRLFEPLRVSPDLFRRLTGQFCMIQTLKKGESYAVEELTSVDDRLSILLKGKMKVSYRGHFLHNIYPCAFIDSPEFRSTQMHKGEKFQVTIIADDNCRFLCWSRERLTYFLESEPFLYEIFRYLIGKDITNKLYSLNDPTLNDKKIKKLDHQLSLCTQLSMLEMRNSIVSSSEDEEGLHQFLRGTSSVSSLLNKILQSSSHLMTATLMVSPEGTQDSNRMPAS, from the exons ATGCGAG gaATTTTCAAGATGAATTATACGGAGTCCAGCCCACTGACAGAAGCAACTGCAATAGGTTTTACACCTGAGTTAGAAAGAATCCTACCTGTGCCTTCCAATGAAACCACTTGTGAAAACTGGAGAGAGATACATCATCTAGTTTTTCATGTGGCAAATATTTTTTTCGCAGTTGGATTGGTTATTCCAACTACACTTCACCTTCATATGATACTTCTTAGGGGGCTGTTAGCTGTAG GATGTGCCCTTTATGTCGTCTGGGCCACTCTCTACCGATGTGCCTTGGATATCATGATCTGGAACTCAGTGTTCCTGGGGATCAACATTCTGCATCTTTCATATCTTTTGTACAAGAAAAGACCG GTAAAGAtcgaaaaggaactcaaaagcatcTACCGGCGATTGTTTGAACCCCTCCGTGTGTCTCCAGATTTGTTCAGAAGATTAACTGGACAGTTTTGCATGATCCAAACGTTGAAAAAGGGCGAAAGCTATGCTGTAGAGGAGCTAACCTCAGTTGACGACCGTCTGAGTATTCTCCTGAAAGGAAA AATGAAGGTTTCCTATCGAGGACATTTTCTGCATAACATTTACCCCTGTGCCTTTATAGATTCTCCTGAATTTAGATCAACCCAGATGCACAAAGGTGAAAAATTCCAG GTCACCATTATTGCAGATGATAATTGCAGATTTTTATGCTGGTCAAGAGAAAGATTAACTTACTTTCTGGAATCAGAGCCTTTTCtatatgaaatatttaggtaTCTAATAGGAAAAGACATTACAAACAAGCTCTACTCATTGAATGATCCCACCTTAAACGATAAA AAGATCAAAAAGTTGGACCACCAGCTCAGCCTTTGCACTCAGTTGTCCATGCTAGAAATGAGGAACAGTATAGTCAGCTCCAGCGAAGACGAAGAAGGCTTACACCAGTTTCTTCGGGGCACCTCCAGCGTATCCTCTCTTC
- the BVES gene encoding blood vessel epicardial substance isoform X4, with protein MRGIFKMNYTESSPLTEATAIGFTPELERILPVPSNETTCENWREIHHLVFHVANIFFAVGLVIPTTLHLHMILLRGLLAVGCALYVVWATLYRCALDIMIWNSVFLGINILHLSYLLYKKRPVKIEKELKSIYRRLFEPLRVSPDLFRRLTGQFCMIQTLKKGESYAVEELTSVDDRLSILLKGKMKVSYRGHFLHNIYPCAFIDSPEFRSTQMHKGEKFQVTIIADDNCRFLCWSRERLTYFLESEPFLYEIFRYLIGKDITNKLYSLNDPTLNDKKIKKLDHQLSLCTQLSMLEMRNSIVSSSEDEEGLHQFLRGTSSVSSLRVQVVSALASEYKVEILIWMP; from the exons ATGCGAG gaATTTTCAAGATGAATTATACGGAGTCCAGCCCACTGACAGAAGCAACTGCAATAGGTTTTACACCTGAGTTAGAAAGAATCCTACCTGTGCCTTCCAATGAAACCACTTGTGAAAACTGGAGAGAGATACATCATCTAGTTTTTCATGTGGCAAATATTTTTTTCGCAGTTGGATTGGTTATTCCAACTACACTTCACCTTCATATGATACTTCTTAGGGGGCTGTTAGCTGTAG GATGTGCCCTTTATGTCGTCTGGGCCACTCTCTACCGATGTGCCTTGGATATCATGATCTGGAACTCAGTGTTCCTGGGGATCAACATTCTGCATCTTTCATATCTTTTGTACAAGAAAAGACCG GTAAAGAtcgaaaaggaactcaaaagcatcTACCGGCGATTGTTTGAACCCCTCCGTGTGTCTCCAGATTTGTTCAGAAGATTAACTGGACAGTTTTGCATGATCCAAACGTTGAAAAAGGGCGAAAGCTATGCTGTAGAGGAGCTAACCTCAGTTGACGACCGTCTGAGTATTCTCCTGAAAGGAAA AATGAAGGTTTCCTATCGAGGACATTTTCTGCATAACATTTACCCCTGTGCCTTTATAGATTCTCCTGAATTTAGATCAACCCAGATGCACAAAGGTGAAAAATTCCAG GTCACCATTATTGCAGATGATAATTGCAGATTTTTATGCTGGTCAAGAGAAAGATTAACTTACTTTCTGGAATCAGAGCCTTTTCtatatgaaatatttaggtaTCTAATAGGAAAAGACATTACAAACAAGCTCTACTCATTGAATGATCCCACCTTAAACGATAAA AAGATCAAAAAGTTGGACCACCAGCTCAGCCTTTGCACTCAGTTGTCCATGCTAGAAATGAGGAACAGTATAGTCAGCTCCAGCGAAGACGAAGAAGGCTTACACCAGTTTCTTCGGGGCACCTCCAGCGTATCCTCTCTTC